In a genomic window of Terriglobia bacterium:
- the trpS gene encoding tryptophan--tRNA ligase yields MAQQTKPRVLSGMRSTGKLHLGNYVGALDNWVKLQDSYECFFFVADWHALTTDYADTSSIKQNTLEVLLDWLAAGLEPERCTLFIQSHVPQHAELHLLLSMITPLGWLERVPTYKEQRENIKEKDLGTYGFLGYPVLQSADILIYKADYVPVGEDQVPHVELTREIARRFNMFYAGKRAVFPEPQPLLTPTPKLPGTDGRKMSKSYGNTIMLTDPEAAVRAKLKTMVTDPARVRRSDPGNPDVCPVGDLHKIFSGPETLAKVDAGCRTAGIGCIECKSWAADALVSVLAPMQERRRKYEENPKLAWDVIEAGGARASKICDATMSEVRQSMGLTRECEPAPNRVGAK; encoded by the coding sequence ATGGCTCAGCAAACAAAACCGCGCGTGCTGAGCGGCATGCGCTCCACCGGCAAGCTCCACCTAGGCAATTACGTGGGCGCGCTGGATAACTGGGTAAAGCTGCAGGACAGCTACGAGTGCTTCTTCTTCGTCGCCGACTGGCACGCGCTGACCACCGATTACGCCGACACTTCCAGCATCAAACAGAACACCCTGGAGGTGCTGCTGGACTGGCTGGCCGCCGGGTTGGAGCCGGAGCGCTGCACCCTGTTCATCCAGTCGCACGTACCGCAGCACGCGGAACTGCACCTGCTGCTTTCCATGATCACGCCGCTGGGATGGCTGGAACGCGTGCCGACCTATAAAGAGCAACGCGAGAACATCAAGGAGAAGGACCTGGGGACGTACGGATTTCTCGGCTACCCGGTGCTGCAGTCGGCCGACATTTTGATCTACAAGGCGGATTACGTTCCGGTCGGCGAAGACCAGGTGCCGCACGTCGAGCTGACACGCGAGATCGCGCGCCGCTTCAACATGTTCTACGCCGGGAAACGGGCAGTCTTTCCCGAGCCGCAGCCGCTGCTGACGCCGACGCCCAAGCTGCCGGGCACCGATGGACGCAAGATGTCGAAGTCGTATGGCAACACCATCATGCTCACCGATCCCGAAGCGGCGGTGCGGGCGAAGCTGAAGACGATGGTGACCGATCCAGCGCGGGTGCGGCGCAGCGATCCCGGCAATCCCGATGTTTGCCCGGTCGGCGATCTGCACAAGATTTTCAGCGGCCCAGAAACGCTGGCGAAGGTGGATGCCGGGTGCCGCACGGCCGGGATCGGATGCATCGAGTGCAAGAGTTGGGCGGCGGACGCGCTGGTCAGCGTGCTGGCGCCAATGCAGGAGCGGCGGCGGAAGTACGAGGAAAATCCGAAGTTAGCGTGGGACGTAATCGAAGCCGGGGGCGCACGCGCCAGCAAGATCTGCGATGCCACCATGAGCGAGGTGCGCCAGTCGATGGGACTGACGAGGGAATGTGAACCGGCGCCCAACAGGGTTGGCGCGAAATAG